One Brevibacillus choshinensis genomic window carries:
- a CDS encoding Zn-dependent hydrolase has product MAYDSSIISIDAARLLDRIEQLGQIGRDGGDRLVRLAGSDEDKRGRDALVSWMKEANLEVAVDKIGNIFGIWRASSEDDQAPVMVGSHIDTVIDAGVYDGCYGVLSGIEVIQTLQAAGFVPSRPIVVAAFTNEEGVRYTPDMMGSLVYAGGLSVEEALSSVGTDGSVLGEELERIGYAGCEEPGFLKPHAYVELHIEQGPVLEKEGIQIGAVENLQGISWQRITIEGVANHAGTTPISMRSDAGYAASRVISFLRDRATSSQTPTVATVGCISFEPNAVNIIPSRAIFTVDLRDPNEHSLQAEEAALAAFLTDLAAAEGVKIATERMARFEPVTFDATIVKIVEAASEQRGLTSKRMTSGAGHDAQMIARICPAAMIFVPSIGGISHNPREFTSGPDLVAGANVLLDVISNLASDHEK; this is encoded by the coding sequence ATGGCTTACGATTCTTCCATCATTTCGATCGATGCTGCACGATTATTGGATAGAATTGAGCAGCTAGGGCAGATTGGCCGTGACGGAGGAGACAGACTCGTCAGACTGGCGGGTTCAGACGAGGACAAGCGGGGCCGTGATGCTCTCGTTTCCTGGATGAAGGAGGCGAATTTGGAGGTAGCGGTAGACAAAATCGGCAATATTTTTGGTATCTGGCGAGCTTCCAGTGAAGATGATCAAGCTCCTGTCATGGTAGGATCGCACATTGATACGGTCATCGATGCGGGAGTGTACGACGGGTGCTATGGTGTGCTCTCCGGTATCGAGGTCATTCAGACGTTGCAGGCAGCTGGCTTTGTTCCGTCTCGCCCGATCGTCGTCGCAGCATTCACAAATGAAGAAGGTGTGCGCTATACACCCGACATGATGGGGTCGCTCGTGTATGCTGGCGGTCTGTCTGTAGAGGAGGCGCTCTCCTCAGTCGGTACCGATGGCTCCGTGCTAGGAGAGGAATTGGAACGTATCGGCTATGCAGGTTGTGAGGAGCCAGGGTTTTTGAAACCACATGCGTATGTCGAGCTTCACATTGAACAAGGCCCCGTCCTAGAAAAAGAGGGAATACAGATAGGTGCGGTGGAGAACCTTCAAGGTATTTCGTGGCAGCGGATTACGATAGAAGGTGTAGCAAACCATGCCGGAACGACACCGATATCCATGCGCTCAGATGCGGGATACGCTGCGTCACGAGTCATTTCATTCCTGCGCGACAGGGCGACGAGTTCACAGACGCCTACTGTAGCAACGGTTGGCTGTATCAGCTTTGAGCCGAATGCAGTCAATATCATCCCGTCTCGCGCCATATTCACGGTTGATCTGCGTGATCCCAACGAACATAGCTTGCAGGCTGAGGAAGCGGCACTCGCTGCCTTTCTCACAGATCTTGCCGCTGCGGAAGGGGTGAAGATCGCCACAGAACGCATGGCTCGTTTTGAACCTGTCACCTTTGATGCAACTATCGTCAAAATAGTGGAAGCAGCATCCGAGCAGCGCGGATTGACCTCCAAGCGGATGACGTCCGGTGCCGGACATGATGCTCAAATGATCGCACGCATATGCCCGGCAGCCATGATTTTCGTACCGAGCATCGGGGGAATAAGCCACAACCCTCGCGAATTTACATCAGGACCGGATCTGGTAGCCGGAGCAAATGTATTGTTAGATGTGATCAGCAATCTTGCAAGCGACCATGAAAAATAG
- a CDS encoding sugar phosphate isomerase/epimerase family protein — translation MKIGLSTYSLLTAIRAGEMDVLDVVQWIADHGGEHMEIVPYGFTLVDNYELADAVRDKAKAVGIELSNYSMPTNFIQETEEAFEAEVARVKTHVDLINRMGIKHMRHDVSAFTVPVEQTTIEYFENNLEMMVEGSRQIADYAAQFGITTTIENHGWLVQASDRVQRVLQAVNRPNFKTTVDIGNFMCVDEDSLVGVKKNLPYASLVHFKDFYFRPYYQEPGGGKWFKTVNGNYLRGAIVGQGDIPIREVVKLVKQSGYDSYITVEFEGMEDCREGSKIGMENLRRFWEEA, via the coding sequence ATGAAAATCGGATTGAGCACATATAGTTTGCTGACCGCAATCAGAGCGGGAGAGATGGATGTACTGGATGTCGTGCAATGGATTGCCGATCATGGTGGCGAGCATATGGAAATCGTACCTTATGGCTTCACACTGGTCGACAATTATGAGCTGGCTGACGCCGTTCGGGACAAAGCCAAGGCGGTGGGGATTGAGCTGTCTAACTACTCGATGCCGACAAACTTCATCCAGGAAACAGAAGAAGCCTTCGAGGCAGAGGTTGCGCGTGTAAAAACGCATGTGGATCTCATTAACCGGATGGGCATCAAGCATATGCGTCACGATGTATCCGCTTTTACGGTTCCAGTGGAGCAAACGACGATCGAATATTTTGAGAACAACCTCGAAATGATGGTCGAGGGCAGCAGGCAAATTGCAGACTACGCAGCGCAATTCGGTATTACAACGACGATTGAAAACCATGGCTGGCTGGTCCAAGCAAGTGATCGCGTACAGCGCGTATTGCAAGCGGTCAATCGCCCGAATTTCAAAACAACCGTAGATATTGGAAACTTTATGTGCGTGGATGAAGACTCGCTGGTTGGTGTGAAGAAAAATTTACCTTACGCTTCGCTCGTTCATTTCAAAGATTTTTATTTCCGTCCCTATTACCAAGAGCCAGGTGGCGGAAAATGGTTTAAGACCGTCAACGGCAATTACTTGCGTGGAGCCATCGTCGGACAAGGGGATATCCCTATTCGCGAAGTTGTCAAGCTGGTGAAGCAGTCTGGCTACGACAGCTATATTACAGTGGAATTCGAAGGAATGGAAGACTGCCGGGAAGGGTCTAAAATCGGTATGGAGAACTTGCGGCGTTTCTGGGAAGAAGCGTAG
- a CDS encoding ROK family transcriptional regulator, producing MKKIVKQDQDVTKQHNKQMILDIIKKQRPISRAEITKITKMSATSIGRFVSELCEEGVIRETDLTSSGLGRKAIMLDIEPGAIYSIGVDIEKKRISFGLMDFSETVTVYHRVDHQAQKSTPEETADLICREIRAMIEEQNIPYEKVIGIGIGIPGVINYEQGIVQLSGTLGWNNVAFANMIEAELQIRTVIDNDLKVKILSEYLYGSAKGSNKTALIGIGTGIGSALIINGEVFRGGSNSAGELGHTTLDPNGNLCDCGKRGCLQTYVDENSLIQEARRVSDISDVRQVYAAARNNERWAKEIVWRTALYIGITINNIVCMYNPDTVILSGDLVEHYREIIDLVEEHSEQVIWEPFRGKFKVIPSELRGDAIVMGAGALAMQHFGPLASRLVEREMIERLH from the coding sequence ATGAAAAAAATCGTGAAACAGGATCAGGACGTAACCAAACAGCATAACAAGCAGATGATACTAGACATTATAAAAAAACAGCGGCCTATTTCCCGAGCCGAAATTACGAAAATCACCAAAATGAGTGCAACGTCGATCGGCAGGTTTGTGAGTGAGCTATGCGAGGAAGGGGTCATTCGCGAAACGGACCTGACATCTTCCGGTCTGGGCAGGAAAGCCATCATGCTGGATATTGAGCCAGGAGCGATCTACTCGATTGGTGTCGATATCGAAAAAAAGCGAATCAGCTTTGGATTGATGGATTTTAGTGAAACGGTGACGGTATACCACCGGGTAGACCATCAGGCGCAAAAATCCACACCTGAGGAGACGGCTGACCTGATATGCAGGGAAATACGCGCGATGATCGAGGAACAAAACATTCCCTATGAAAAAGTGATCGGGATCGGAATTGGAATCCCAGGTGTCATTAATTATGAACAGGGCATTGTCCAGCTCTCGGGAACGTTAGGCTGGAATAACGTAGCGTTCGCCAACATGATTGAAGCAGAGCTGCAGATCAGAACAGTGATCGATAACGACCTGAAAGTAAAAATTCTCTCGGAGTATCTGTACGGCTCCGCGAAAGGATCAAACAAGACCGCACTGATTGGAATCGGCACCGGGATTGGTTCTGCGCTCATCATAAATGGGGAGGTCTTCCGGGGTGGCTCCAATAGCGCCGGAGAGCTTGGACATACGACGCTTGATCCAAACGGCAACCTATGCGATTGCGGAAAGCGCGGCTGCCTGCAGACCTATGTCGATGAGAACTCGTTGATTCAGGAAGCGCGACGTGTAAGTGATATATCGGATGTTCGCCAAGTATATGCAGCCGCGAGAAACAACGAGCGCTGGGCAAAAGAGATCGTCTGGCGCACAGCCTTGTACATTGGCATTACGATTAACAACATCGTTTGCATGTACAATCCAGATACCGTCATTTTAAGCGGTGATTTGGTAGAGCATTACAGGGAAATTATTGACTTGGTTGAAGAACATAGCGAGCAAGTCATTTGGGAGCCTTTTCGGGGCAAATTCAAGGTGATTCCATCAGAGTTGAGGGGAGATGCGATTGTCATGGGAGCAGGTGCTTTAGCGATGCAGCATTTCGGCCCCTTAGCGAGCAGGTTGGTAGAGAGGGAAATGATTGAAAGATTGCATTAA
- a CDS encoding Gfo/Idh/MocA family protein yields MKVGIISFAHMHAHSYAAYLQKHPDVQFTAIWDNDEERGSAAAAAYQVEYHRDLREFLQTDVEAVIVCSENARHKEHVIAAAKAKKQILCEKPIATEVKDAEEMIRTCREEGVILQIAYPVRFSPVMEQVKQLIESRAIGEILAINGTNHGQMPGGWFIDKELSGGGAATDHIVHVMDLVRWLLKDEGKSVYAELDTRFYDIEVEDCGIVSLEMESGVIVTIDPSWSRPKSFPTWGDVTMHIVGTKGTLWVDVFKQHALYYNDRGNRLQYLPWAKDMDEGLIADFVSCVQEGRPPSIPGEDGLRTLEIVKAAYESNRCRQAVMIDKVTLS; encoded by the coding sequence ATGAAAGTAGGGATCATCAGTTTTGCTCATATGCACGCCCATAGCTACGCCGCTTATTTGCAAAAGCACCCGGACGTTCAATTCACTGCCATCTGGGATAACGATGAGGAGCGGGGGAGTGCGGCAGCAGCAGCCTATCAGGTCGAGTATCATCGCGATCTGCGAGAATTTTTGCAGACAGATGTGGAGGCGGTCATTGTCTGCTCGGAAAATGCCAGGCACAAAGAGCATGTGATTGCTGCTGCCAAAGCCAAAAAGCAGATTTTATGTGAAAAGCCCATTGCGACAGAAGTGAAGGACGCCGAAGAGATGATCCGCACCTGCAGGGAAGAAGGGGTCATTTTGCAAATCGCCTATCCTGTGCGGTTTTCACCGGTGATGGAACAAGTGAAGCAGCTGATTGAGTCCCGGGCAATCGGAGAGATTCTGGCGATCAACGGAACGAATCACGGGCAGATGCCTGGCGGATGGTTCATTGATAAAGAGCTCTCCGGTGGCGGAGCTGCTACCGACCACATCGTGCATGTGATGGATCTCGTCCGCTGGCTGCTGAAGGATGAGGGGAAGAGTGTTTACGCCGAGCTGGATACCCGGTTTTACGACATTGAGGTGGAGGATTGTGGAATCGTTTCACTGGAAATGGAGTCTGGTGTGATTGTGACCATCGACCCGAGCTGGTCCAGACCGAAATCATTCCCTACCTGGGGCGATGTGACCATGCATATCGTAGGGACCAAAGGCACGCTGTGGGTCGATGTGTTTAAGCAGCATGCCCTCTACTACAATGATCGAGGCAATAGGCTGCAGTATCTCCCGTGGGCAAAGGATATGGATGAAGGACTCATTGCGGATTTCGTTTCGTGCGTGCAAGAAGGAAGACCTCCGTCTATACCGGGAGAGGATGGGCTGCGCACGCTTGAAATCGTCAAAGCAGCCTACGAATCGAATCGCTGCAGGCAGGCTGTCATGATCGACAAGGTGACCTTGTCCTGA
- a CDS encoding ParB N-terminal domain-containing protein encodes MKQVLSSIQVIESSRVCLHEDHEPSRLKDTCKAILEQGVLLHPPLAKRMEDGRYLILDGAHRTAAMREIGCHWLPVQVVNQEHFQVEAWDHLVPMGSWLNGLLHDPSIWSQQEKLDRPYVAQVIYPNGKRFYLYALESQEEPDYLLRLWHRMVASYNSKYRVHRVPKGKEQLPTEGMVLLRYPSCTMDAIEQIVLSGQVTCQQVSPVF; translated from the coding sequence TTGAAGCAAGTTTTATCTTCCATACAAGTCATCGAAAGCAGCCGAGTTTGCTTGCACGAAGACCATGAACCATCCAGGTTGAAAGATACCTGCAAAGCCATTCTGGAGCAGGGCGTACTTCTTCACCCACCCTTGGCCAAGCGCATGGAGGACGGAAGGTACCTCATTTTAGACGGCGCTCATCGGACGGCAGCCATGCGTGAAATCGGGTGCCACTGGTTGCCAGTACAGGTCGTAAATCAAGAACACTTCCAAGTGGAGGCATGGGATCATCTGGTCCCGATGGGGAGCTGGCTCAATGGTTTGCTGCACGATCCCTCCATCTGGTCGCAGCAGGAAAAGCTGGATCGGCCGTATGTTGCGCAAGTGATCTATCCGAATGGGAAGCGATTCTATCTGTATGCGCTGGAAAGCCAGGAAGAGCCCGACTACCTACTGCGGCTGTGGCATCGAATGGTGGCTTCCTATAACAGCAAGTACCGTGTGCACCGCGTCCCGAAAGGCAAGGAGCAGCTGCCGACCGAAGGAATGGTCCTCCTGCGGTATCCGTCTTGCACCATGGATGCGATCGAACAAATCGTGTTGTCTGGGCAAGTCACATGCCAGCAGGTGTCACCCGTTTTCTGA
- a CDS encoding Gfo/Idh/MocA family protein yields the protein MWRVAIADTTGGSGQESVWSSEKEVEMVGVVDSIDGLRELLSEQEIDVVDIASTVTAPEKWIQLAADAKKHVICDADGQIGFESIRELEAVCAKQSTLLLMANTLRFSPEYVQAREHILQGAIGKPGVIRMRRSTPVTAKGCIFDILGTDVFDWLRWTFGDVSRVMARLVEHTDEAGQGIQYALVVLRHVDGTIAHVELSWTEEERSSFELTGDSGMMQHDSHESQPILWQMSGKQPQTEYGINRLADVAHSDRLRSRRAHFIRVLSKQETLRMAPEDVFHARKIAQAARQSSESGQPVQLIDGGSSR from the coding sequence ATGTGGAGAGTAGCCATTGCGGATACGACTGGTGGGAGCGGGCAAGAATCAGTTTGGTCGAGCGAGAAAGAGGTAGAGATGGTAGGAGTGGTAGACAGCATAGATGGATTGCGAGAACTGCTAAGTGAACAAGAGATAGATGTGGTAGACATCGCATCGACAGTGACGGCACCTGAGAAATGGATCCAGCTGGCTGCCGATGCCAAAAAGCATGTGATTTGTGATGCAGATGGGCAGATCGGCTTCGAATCGATTCGCGAACTGGAAGCGGTATGTGCGAAACAAAGTACACTGCTGCTGATGGCAAATACACTTCGTTTTTCACCGGAGTATGTACAGGCTCGCGAGCACATCTTGCAGGGAGCGATAGGCAAGCCAGGTGTGATCCGGATGCGAAGAAGCACACCGGTTACGGCAAAAGGTTGCATCTTTGACATTTTGGGTACAGACGTATTCGATTGGCTGCGGTGGACTTTCGGTGATGTTTCGCGTGTCATGGCCAGGCTTGTCGAGCATACGGACGAAGCCGGTCAAGGAATCCAATATGCACTGGTTGTCCTGAGACATGTCGATGGAACGATTGCTCATGTCGAGCTGTCCTGGACAGAGGAGGAGCGCTCATCCTTTGAATTGACGGGTGATTCCGGCATGATGCAGCACGACAGTCACGAGAGTCAGCCGATCCTATGGCAAATGAGCGGGAAGCAGCCACAAACGGAATATGGTATCAACCGTTTGGCTGATGTAGCCCACTCCGATCGTTTGCGAAGCCGCAGAGCGCATTTTATTCGAGTTTTATCCAAACAAGAGACGCTCCGCATGGCTCCAGAAGATGTGTTTCATGCTCGAAAAATCGCCCAGGCTGCACGACAATCATCTGAGTCGGGGCAGCCGGTCCAGCTCATAGATGGAGGTAGCTCCAGATGA
- a CDS encoding ROK family transcriptional regulator yields MRRTGDLKLIQELNRSIILDTIRHYGPISRSEIAKRHKLSPTTVTSAVGELIRDSLVSEVGTGTSKGGRKPILLQFSPDSHFLIGISISGSKITIAEMNLEAKVRKKEVYAIKSYQGDRVITYLLEIMEKFFSPYESLENCVGISIVTQGIVDSQNGVIRYNPKLKLKDIPVKEIVESRFPIKTWLDNDTNAYLLAEKNIGDFCHFQNMLYVTIGDGLGSSILVNGSIYRGYAGGAGEFGHTTIDRTGVRCDCGNIGCLENYVSWPAIYAKLLSALAKGKQSSIFELAGNDVNRISATVFRQALEQNDPLAEGILEEIASYLASGLVNLVHLFNPEAIILGGEIAFDNKLLVSKVTQYVHEYAHGILTEGLAICLNSLGEDVEVVGAAAVVLQDTFQFSL; encoded by the coding sequence TGGACCTATCTCCCGAAGCGAAATTGCGAAACGGCACAAACTGAGTCCTACAACCGTTACGTCGGCAGTCGGTGAACTGATTCGCGACTCGCTCGTCAGTGAAGTTGGAACAGGGACATCAAAGGGAGGACGAAAGCCGATCCTGCTGCAGTTCTCGCCCGACAGCCATTTTTTAATCGGGATATCGATAAGTGGGTCTAAAATAACGATTGCGGAAATGAACCTGGAAGCAAAGGTCCGCAAAAAAGAAGTTTATGCGATTAAGTCCTATCAAGGTGATCGTGTCATCACGTACTTGCTGGAAATCATGGAGAAGTTCTTTTCGCCCTATGAAAGCTTGGAGAACTGCGTCGGCATTTCCATCGTTACGCAGGGAATCGTGGATTCTCAAAATGGGGTCATTCGCTATAATCCAAAGCTGAAATTAAAGGACATCCCGGTGAAAGAGATCGTAGAAAGCCGTTTTCCTATCAAAACCTGGCTCGACAACGACACGAATGCCTATTTGCTTGCGGAAAAGAACATCGGTGATTTCTGCCATTTCCAAAACATGCTATACGTAACGATCGGGGATGGTTTGGGGTCCAGTATCCTGGTAAACGGCTCTATCTATCGGGGATATGCTGGAGGAGCCGGAGAGTTTGGACATACCACGATCGATCGCACGGGTGTTCGCTGTGATTGCGGAAATATCGGATGTCTCGAGAATTATGTTAGTTGGCCAGCGATTTACGCCAAGCTCTTGTCCGCACTTGCCAAAGGAAAGCAAAGCTCTATTTTTGAGCTGGCCGGAAATGACGTCAATCGAATTTCCGCGACTGTTTTTCGGCAAGCACTGGAGCAAAACGATCCGCTTGCCGAGGGAATTTTAGAAGAAATAGCTTCTTATTTGGCGTCAGGTTTGGTCAATCTCGTCCACCTCTTTAATCCGGAGGCCATCATTCTCGGCGGAGAAATAGCGTTTGATAATAAACTGCTCGTTTCTAAAGTAACGCAATATGTCCATGAATACGCCCATGGCATTTTAACCGAGGGGCTTGCAATCTGTCTGAACTCGCTTGGAGAAGATGTGGAAGTGGTAGGAGCGGCAGCGGTCGTGCTGCAGGATACGTTTCAATTTTCTTTATAG
- the dpaL gene encoding diaminopropionate ammonia-lyase, producing MTGSTPFSYIVNKQARKWETEHISVPFLDVEVIGKVRSFHKSFMEYQVTPLHSLKALSSELNVQNIWIKDESYRFGLNAFKVLGGSYAVGKYVAHKLGIDISDLTFEILKSSEMKERLGSITFVTATDGNHGRGIAWAAKQLGQKSVVFMPKGSSENRLNHIRKEGATASITELNYDDSVRMAKKYADENNGVFIQDSSWEGYEEIPTWIMQGYCTLIDETFEQLQAEGEEWPTHVFLQAGVGSFAGSILGYLLTRLGKNRPITIIVEPNEAACIFKSVEINDGKPHAVTGFMPTIMAGLACGEPSTVAWGLLRDYADMYISCPDYVSAKAMRMLANPLPGDPRVISGESGAVGLGVLSLIREGKAMDQLAAQLQMNEDSRILIISTEGDTDPEGYRKIVWDGMHPSA from the coding sequence ATGACAGGCAGCACTCCATTCAGCTACATCGTTAATAAACAAGCCCGTAAATGGGAAACCGAACACATATCCGTACCTTTTCTGGACGTGGAAGTGATTGGGAAGGTCAGAAGCTTTCACAAGAGTTTTATGGAATACCAGGTGACGCCTTTGCACAGTTTGAAAGCATTATCAAGTGAGCTGAACGTTCAGAATATATGGATAAAGGACGAGTCTTACCGATTTGGCCTCAATGCTTTTAAAGTATTGGGCGGCTCCTATGCGGTTGGAAAATACGTAGCACATAAACTGGGAATCGATATTTCGGATCTTACATTTGAGATTTTGAAGTCGAGTGAAATGAAAGAGAGACTTGGCAGCATTACCTTTGTTACCGCTACAGACGGAAACCACGGCAGAGGGATTGCCTGGGCGGCGAAGCAGTTGGGACAAAAATCAGTCGTGTTCATGCCCAAAGGCTCTTCCGAAAATCGGTTGAACCATATTCGAAAAGAAGGTGCCACGGCTTCGATCACCGAGCTGAACTATGACGATTCTGTCAGGATGGCCAAGAAATATGCTGACGAGAATAACGGCGTATTCATACAGGACAGCTCATGGGAGGGCTATGAAGAGATCCCCACCTGGATCATGCAAGGATACTGTACGCTCATTGACGAGACGTTTGAACAGTTGCAAGCAGAGGGAGAGGAATGGCCGACACATGTGTTTTTGCAAGCCGGCGTGGGCTCCTTTGCAGGAAGCATACTTGGATATTTACTAACGAGACTTGGAAAAAACAGGCCGATCACCATCATCGTAGAACCAAATGAAGCAGCATGTATTTTCAAATCCGTTGAAATCAATGACGGAAAACCTCATGCTGTAACCGGTTTTATGCCAACTATCATGGCTGGCCTAGCGTGCGGAGAACCGAGCACTGTGGCTTGGGGGCTTTTAAGAGATTATGCCGATATGTATATTTCCTGTCCGGATTATGTATCGGCAAAAGCCATGCGGATGCTAGCCAACCCATTGCCAGGAGATCCCCGTGTCATTTCCGGAGAATCGGGCGCAGTAGGATTAGGTGTGCTCAGTCTTATTCGGGAAGGAAAAGCAATGGACCAACTAGCTGCACAGCTCCAAATGAACGAAGATTCACGAATTCTAATCATTAGTACAGAAGGCGACACAGATCCCGAGGGATACAGAAAAATCGTATGGGACGGTATGCATCCGTCCGCATAG
- a CDS encoding helix-turn-helix domain-containing protein — translation MDEVSHKIRSLRLQQNLTLKELSEKTGLSVSFLSQVERGGSSLAITSLKKIADAFNVPITNFFESYKNQNFYVKKTDQKPFQIESSSLLYTRLAGEFSGRSLEPILVVMPPGLKQDNVFNHPGEEFFYVLEGVVIFNVDGTEYIVKAGESIHYPSHLPHFWLNPLDHEAKILGITTPVIF, via the coding sequence ATGGATGAAGTGAGCCATAAAATTCGCAGCCTTCGCTTGCAGCAAAATTTGACCTTGAAAGAATTGAGCGAGAAAACGGGATTGTCCGTCAGTTTTCTTTCCCAAGTGGAAAGAGGGGGATCTTCGCTCGCCATCACATCCTTGAAGAAAATTGCAGACGCATTCAATGTGCCCATCACCAATTTCTTTGAGAGCTACAAAAACCAGAACTTCTACGTGAAAAAAACGGATCAGAAGCCTTTCCAAATCGAAAGCTCGAGCTTGCTATACACAAGGTTGGCCGGTGAGTTTTCCGGACGATCGCTGGAGCCGATCCTGGTCGTGATGCCGCCTGGATTAAAACAGGACAACGTTTTCAACCATCCGGGAGAAGAGTTCTTTTACGTCCTGGAAGGCGTCGTCATTTTTAACGTGGATGGCACGGAATATATCGTGAAAGCGGGCGAGTCCATTCACTATCCTTCCCATTTGCCGCACTTCTGGCTGAACCCGCTTGACCATGAAGCGAAAATACTGGGCATAACTACTCCCGTCATTTTTTAA
- a CDS encoding GntR family transcriptional regulator yields the protein MEHAKKVKRSSIREQVYHQIQEWIISGVLKPGDRLKDQDLAELLGASRTPIREALLRLEEEGMIQSKANSWTQVAPVDINQAHRLYPIIWTLEKLAVSFAKENIETVHIKELEAINEELDRALQQGDALGAQHHDARFHQVIIHLSENEELIHVLDGLKKKLRRYEITYFNGISGAEQSVEEHKKIILSLKEKNFEAAADQIEANWQESFQRRLSNMESESRN from the coding sequence GTGGAGCATGCCAAAAAAGTGAAGCGCTCATCTATTCGCGAGCAAGTATACCATCAGATTCAAGAATGGATTATTAGCGGCGTATTAAAACCGGGTGACCGATTAAAAGATCAGGATTTGGCGGAATTGTTGGGGGCCAGCCGCACACCTATTCGTGAAGCCCTGTTGAGGCTGGAAGAAGAAGGAATGATTCAAAGCAAAGCGAATAGCTGGACACAAGTTGCTCCTGTAGATATAAACCAGGCTCATCGCCTGTATCCGATCATCTGGACGCTGGAGAAGCTTGCTGTTTCTTTCGCCAAAGAGAATATTGAGACAGTGCATATCAAGGAATTGGAAGCGATTAATGAAGAACTGGATCGTGCCCTCCAGCAAGGGGATGCGCTTGGTGCCCAGCACCATGATGCGCGCTTTCACCAAGTGATTATCCATTTATCGGAAAATGAAGAACTGATTCATGTGCTGGATGGATTGAAAAAAAAGCTGCGCCGTTATGAAATCACCTACTTCAACGGTATTTCGGGGGCAGAACAATCCGTTGAGGAACATAAAAAAATCATTCTTTCGTTAAAAGAAAAAAACTTTGAAGCTGCTGCCGATCAAATAGAAGCCAACTGGCAGGAGAGTTTTCAACGCCGCTTGTCCAATATGGAATCAGAGAGTAGAAACTGA
- a CDS encoding MFS transporter, translated as MSFSWKRNLVVLWIGVFFCSTAYSLSIPFLPLFMYNTLGVHEHLEAWSGIAFGITFLTGAFIAPFWGSLADRYGRKMMMIRAGYCLVLIYFLYYLVTDPYVFLGVRMLEGLLAGFVPSAIALVATNTPEENAGYALGIMATSGATGGIIGPLIGGVVSHLWGNREAFLFSSCLVLVAALIATFFVREVHVKMKQRSKVRDDLRLAMLNRRFMIVLGISMMVTVSVMLLEPLLTVYVLQLGAAEQDASLSSGIIFSAIGIATVLAAPRWGRVGSKIGYTKVLFFGLVGGGVGSVLQSFFTNLYGFGILRFLYGLFFAAVYPAINALIVKVIEPDFRGRAFGLNQSAIQIANMIGPVLGGFLGGMLSTRFIFIVNGAALLLTALYIKYQGLDETAVHQSSR; from the coding sequence ATGTCGTTCTCCTGGAAAAGAAATCTCGTGGTCCTGTGGATCGGTGTATTTTTCTGTAGTACCGCTTACTCGCTGTCGATCCCTTTTTTGCCACTTTTTATGTACAACACGCTTGGGGTTCACGAGCATTTGGAGGCATGGTCGGGGATCGCTTTTGGGATTACCTTTTTGACAGGTGCATTCATCGCTCCGTTTTGGGGCTCCCTCGCGGATCGATACGGACGCAAGATGATGATGATTCGGGCAGGGTACTGTCTTGTACTGATTTACTTCCTTTACTATCTGGTTACGGACCCATACGTGTTTTTAGGTGTGCGCATGCTGGAAGGTCTTTTGGCTGGTTTTGTACCTTCTGCCATTGCGCTGGTTGCGACCAATACTCCCGAAGAGAACGCAGGCTACGCGCTGGGGATCATGGCGACAAGCGGTGCGACAGGTGGAATTATCGGACCATTGATTGGAGGTGTAGTCAGCCATTTGTGGGGCAATCGGGAGGCTTTTCTTTTTTCCTCTTGCCTTGTTCTGGTTGCTGCCCTGATCGCTACCTTCTTCGTCCGTGAAGTTCATGTCAAGATGAAGCAGCGATCGAAAGTCCGGGACGATTTGCGATTGGCGATGTTGAACCGTCGTTTCATGATCGTTCTTGGGATCAGCATGATGGTGACCGTATCCGTTATGCTGCTGGAGCCGCTTCTGACCGTATATGTTTTGCAGCTAGGGGCTGCCGAACAGGATGCTTCTCTTAGCTCCGGTATCATTTTTTCTGCGATTGGCATCGCGACAGTCTTGGCTGCCCCGCGTTGGGGGAGAGTAGGAAGTAAAATTGGCTACACCAAGGTTTTGTTCTTCGGGCTGGTAGGCGGAGGAGTCGGAAGTGTGCTGCAATCCTTTTTTACCAATCTGTACGGCTTTGGCATTCTGCGGTTTTTGTACGGCTTGTTTTTCGCTGCCGTTTATCCGGCAATCAATGCACTGATTGTGAAAGTGATTGAGCCTGATTTTCGCGGGAGAGCTTTCGGACTGAACCAGTCTGCCATCCAGATTGCCAATATGATCGGACCGGTGCTTGGCGGTTTTCTCGGAGGCATGCTTTCCACCCGGTTCATTTTTATCGTAAACGGCGCAGCGCTTCTGCTGACGGCACTGTATATCAAGTACCAAGGGCTGGATGAGACAGCGGTTCACCAATCTTCCAGATAG